Genomic DNA from Dysidea avara chromosome 10, odDysAvar1.4, whole genome shotgun sequence:
CGATTAGCTGCTCGTGTATGATGTTCCCAACCTCCATCGCATAGGCTGAGTCTAGGATATTTCACAAGTATATAACTCACGCCACTTTATCACACATGTACGTTGTACAGTCCTAGCTTCTGTTCTAATGTCATTCTGTACCTTGCGATAGTCTTTGCTGATAAAGTAGCAACCACTTGTTAAGGAGACAATTATCTTCGTTGTCGTTTTGTTGTATAGCAGTACACGAAGACAAGTCTACAATCTACTCGCGACCAGAAGCCGTTTGAATTTCTTTCCGGCGCTTACTCCAATGCGCTTTCAATTAAACAGGTTTTGAAAGCGGAAAATGTGTGCAGCTGAGTGTAGGAAGAGGAAGAAGTCTAAGATGTTTTATGCAGGAGGAAGTGACAAGAAAAAGGTAAATGATGTTGCTTATTCATGGTTCAATGGATATAGAAAGCTGAATTTTCAGATAAGCGCATGCGCATATATACAATAGATTAAGGAGTACATACTGACTTTTCTGACCTTGTCAAGCCCACAACCGATCTATTGTGTAGGTCTGCTATGTGGCTGCATCATACATTTGTTGTGTAAGCCTACTTCTTTCTTATTGATTATACTTTTAGCATTTGACTTTGAATACAGACAGTACATCACATTAGAACAGTATGCATTTATCTACCCATCCATACAATGTGTATTATAGAAGCTCAATGAGCTTTATCCTGGGGTACAAGGAATACTCGTAACATGTAACGGAATGGAAAAGTTATGTGTTACTGATTCATATCGGCTCCTTAATGAGGTATGCCATTATCTCCTACATATTGGTTTTTGTATATGTTTTGTATTAATCATATAGTATGCTGACAAACTGTATGGGCCTGAAATGCAAGGTAGGTATGTTATTGATAGTTCTTCTCCATTACTCAAGTTCACAATGAATAATATTACACTAAATGCTAACCCGCCCTATATATATAGATGTGGTATGTGTTATATAGGGTCAGGTGACCATAAAGTTGTTACTACTGGTGAAGATTTAGATGTCGATGCTGCGATAAGTCAGGAGTTGGAAAGTCTGAAAAAGAAGCCTTCACGTAGGAGATTCCAGGCACTAGATAGTGGAGCTAAAAATGTTGTTTTTATTCAATGCGAAGACGTTGTGTGTCCCAACGAACTTGTCCACTTCATGTTGACAGATATTGCAGCAACTAGAGTTCCTTGTACAAGGTATGTGTGAACAATTCTGCACACATGCTCTGTTTTGATTTTTGTGTAGGCATTGTCAGCGTATGTTACCCATCACACATGTCTGTAAGGCATTTCAAGTAGACATAATCAAATGTGCCACAGAAATGTTGGCACCTCACTTTCATATATCTGGGACTACATTGAAGGTACATTACCTGTTATAGAAACTAATAGTCTAGTACTTGTGATACCTGCGGGACCACTTATTGTTGCAACACATTTCTAACTTGGTGTATCACATTTAAGTAGCTATGTTATAGTGTATGGATACTGTCCTACTGAAGGCCATCAAGAGTTATTACTTAACTCTTGTTGCTATTCTGGCCTGTTCCTACCTATTATGTGATCTGGAGGTGATTAAAAGAAGGTTGCACACTTGAAAAAGAATGCACATAGTGACAGAAGAAAAAAGGTAGCACAACAAGATGAAGGTAAATGAGTTAAGCTTAAACAGTTTGGTATATCATACTTTCAGTCGCTTGCTTCAACCACTACATCACACAACGCATGGTTATTACAAATGGGTTATAAAGTCATTGGTCAAATTGCCTTGCATTCAACATGCTGTAAAAGAGAAACAGCAGCTAGAAATTGCAACTTTGATGATTTCTAATTTGCCATAAGCACCCAATTGAAAATGGGCAACACATCAAAGGAGTGTAcagtagacagacagacagctctTAGATTGGTTGTATCTGTAAAACTATTCTCAGGCATGGTGTTTCTAGTTAGGAAATGGCTGGTGACTAGCTGTGTACAAATTAAGTAACACAGTAAAATTATGCACCCATCGTCAATttccccagtactggggctaaGAGCTTGTCAAAAACCCCACCTCAAGAGGGGTTCTATAGGGAATTTGATTTACCTATTATTTTTAGCAGACTGCTGCCGTCAAAAGCTCCAGGGGTGGGGCAAGTGTAGATGTtaaatccccagtaggtgtatgggGACCCTGGGGTTGGGgcggggcttgacattgataagtgcattaGTATTTGTAAGTATTCCTTACTATGTGTTCATTGATTGTGTAGTTTGCAGTGGTTTACAAGGCTCGTAACAACAATGATGTAATACGGGACAATGTGATTTTGTGGATTGCTCAAGTTGTCAATAAAGACGACACGTACACTCACAAAGTGGACCTCACTTCTCCCGACCTAGTCATATTAGTGGAAATAATAAAGGTAAGTATTCATATGTTGTGTGTAGATgtttattctttttgttatagAGCCATTGTTGTATGAGTGTTGTCAAGGACTTTCACAATCTGAAAAAGTACAACATACAAGAGCTAATCACAGTTAATCCTGATCAAGTTGCATCTGCTTCAGGAAGTGCCAGCAAGGAACCGGTTTTAGAAAGTAATTCCAGTCAACAGGATGAAATTAATGAATAATACTGCCTTTATTTAGCTAACTAGAGTTATGATGCATCATcctgtatgtacactgtgctTGACTGACCTGTACTTTTTATAACTTTTTCTGCATGGATAGACTTTCACTGTTGTGTGAAATTCGCATAAGCTGAAGAAATAGGAAGTTAGCACAGCTGTTATAAAGTGGTGCAATTTTTATATCACAGCTTGCTTGGACATAGATGTGTGGTCAACTTGCTTGTACCCAATTGTACATCTATACAGCAGCTCTGCAGCagtatacatgtatgcatggaTATTCAAGAGAGCACTTTGTAAGGGAGGatgctgtacatgtgtatgtaaagATAATCATGGTACTAATAATCATTGGTCCTACGTGAGAGTGCGCCAATAAACAGAGGAATCTGTAGGCGCATCATAAATAATTTTAGGCGTTGGAGCGTCATGGCTACGGCGTGGAGAAGAAATCCACTGCCATCTATTAATACTCAATGCTGGAAGAAATTCAACATTGACAATCAAGATTATTTAATCAGGGCGCTTACCACTGACGATAGCTATGAGATACAACTGTTTGATGTACAGAAATGTATAACGTGGGAAGAGGCGCTATCAAGTCCTACTCTCGTAAGCAGGGTAAAGGTAAGCAGACTGTGCGCTCGAATGTATTGGCATAGTATTATCTTGTTACCATAGTTACATATTTGTATGTGCaggggctccactgaaaatcagttttactgagtggaTTCCCTGTGTAAATATTACATATAAACCCAGTCACCCACTTACACAGCCAGGCCTTGCCTTACTATAGGGGGATGGTTTAGTACTAAAGAAATGTTGAAGAGCCATGCTGGATCGGGCTCCATAAGCACTTGCTTAGATTACAAGTTAATTGCCAGGAAGTAGGTCACCACCTGTAGGTAGAAATTTTTCATGGGAATAAATTTCTTTAGGTAGAAATTTATTCCCATGAAAATTTCCGTAACCTATTAACATGTACAATCTCGAGCATGGCCTGGCCAAAAGTTGTGGATTTCATGGGAAAAGTGATGGCAAAAGTATTGAGCATTTTATAGCAAAAACTGTAGGATATCTCACAAGTTTGTAGTGTCTTTCTGTGTGTACTTGATTTTATAGTGCCAGCACCCTAGATTTCACATGATCTATAGTTTACATGGATGGAATTAGTAGAAAAATCAACTAGGAAATTCTGTACACAAGTTCACCGAGTGTCATACCTGGTCTGGGATGCAggatttttttgtttgttattttTTGGGGAATGACAAGACTTGAAGGTCATATTGAAAATAGCCATTGGGATTGCGAAtctaataaaatttactgaaTTTAGTGGAATTCCGCATATCTACAGACATGGTAAGGTCAAAAACGTACGAGAAACCCACTAAATATTGGCTTGGGAAACATGGCGTCTGTTTATATAggcctacagaaactagaacaaagcCATTCTAAACTAAGTTACTCACGTGGCACTATTCTCGAAGCGGCTCTCCTTAACTCTTGTCTTTAAACTGAATGGCCCGCTCTAGGGCAACAACTCTTTGTACAATTCCCTCGAATTACTGAAGtattattcatgtacacaatgttccagACCATTTTTTGTGTTTAaactaattagtttaaggtgaatTCCCATAATAGTCTTGGTAacgggtgaatcccacaatgCATTACGCATTGGGAAAAATGAACTGGGTTCAGAAACTGTGCTGGGCCCACGGATCCGCTGCAGCTACAGCCATGAAAATAAGAtggagtattccttagaggtatgtgagtaattagcagacAGTTTTTTGTGGGTACCACTATGTAATGTTGTGGGCGCTTTGAAAATACACGAAAATCActgtgtttttacaccattttaaGCATTTATGTACTTTTTGGGGCATGTCCCTTTAAAATATTAATGTATTGATTATTaaccaaataaattcaatatgTGAATAATTGCTAGCCAACTAGCTAGAGGGTATTTTTATGACTGCATTCACCTGCCACCATGGTATCTCAAATAACAGAGAAGCATCATTGAGCCATCAATCAATATACAGTGACTTGAGAGCATGTTGACAAGCTTGAATGTATATTTGCAAATGACTGGCTACTTATAGTATTATACTATTTGTCTGTTTTTTGATTACAGAAATATAATCCTAACATTGAAGCTCCATTAACTAAGATAATAGAAACCTTGTCACAGTGTTTGGAAGAACAGAAGAGTAACACCCAGTACATTCTAGTCCATGATGTAAGGGAATGAGTTGACTTTAGTAGCATTAGCAAGTTAACTGGTTGTGTTTATTTCCAGGAGATGAAATTAACTGTTCGCACTAAATTATCTGGACTACCATTTGAATGGAGGTTCGTTCTTCGACAAACATCAAATGATGTAAGTGTGTATTGGTAAACTGAGGGTTGGAAGGTTGATAATTTTAAAGTCATTTTATTGTCGTTGATGAGCTATTTCTCTGTCAATTTTTATAGGGTAACTGCTCCATGGTACCTGGATTAATGGCCATGGTTAGTGAGTACCAGAGAAGAAACCAGGAATTGGTAAAGGCTATAAAGAAAAGAGACAAGGAGATCCTTGATTATCGTGGAAGCTATGGACCCCCAAGTCGAAGTATGTGTTTGCACACAAATActcacatgtgtatgtatattaaaCACATGACAATTAATGtcgttttttattttattatagaACACTTGGAGACTTCTGCTTTTGATGACAAAACCTTTCTAAATGAGATGATTACTTCCAAGGTCATGTCAATAAAATTACTTCATGgttttagcaagagttcattactatattatgaactcttggttttagTTATGTCAACTGATGGTACTGTGAAACCTATCAAATCAGATCACTCTAGTAATAAAGGTCACATGTGACCCAGTGCTAAAATTGGCCGGACATATTTGGAAAATAGAACCATTGAAATTGTACAATAAATTTGTTAAACAAAAAATGGATACTTGTAGGCCAAATCCTGAAATTGGCCTGAAAATCACCAATGGCCTATTGTTACTCAAGCACTGCATGTTTGAAGGTCCCCTAAGTCTCCTACCTAATGCTGCTGGGGAAAGAAAAAACATTTGAGGGTATCTATTTCTGTGACAAACTCTTATAAGTTTCAGTGTAGAGTCATTCCATActtctaatttttttttgtcatgtaGGAGTTTGAACAGAGTGTAGCTGATAGGGTGACAACGTTTGTTGGGTCCGACTGTCAACAACTGTATCGCGATGTGGAATTGATCCGAGAGTGGTTACACAAACCTCCTGAAGGTTAAAGAAATGTCATATACAATTGAACCTCtacaaaacaaatattttggGACCAACTGATTTTTGTATAAGATTTTTGGAGGCAAAATTGTGGGACCTCAGGAACTGgtagaggttaaatgtacagtgtcctttacacGAAGTATCCTTTACACGAAGTgtcctttaagagaggttccacttcATTTACAATGTTGCATGGTGTGGTGATAACTTCTAAAGTCCAATAAAAACAAACCATTATCCATCACACAGCAtcactgtgtgtatatataatcTCCTGCCACTCCTCACACTATTAGATATAGTACAGGCTTCAAATAATTGTAAGAGGAATTGATGTATTCTTCATGTCAGAGTGACAAATAATGACAACATTTCAGTGATGCTTCACTTCCCATTATTTACATATAGAGCAAGCCATTTCAATGGAGGATGATGCTACATCAGGATCTTGGGCTAATCGCTTACCCGGCTCCCTTCTACCGCCTACAACTTCACCAGTAAAAAGATCTCCAGTCAAATTACCAAAAGATGTCTCCCCTGCTAAGGTGCTATTGTTATAGTGTAACATGTTATATACTAATTGTAAATATTCTACTAGGATGTTGAATTACAACGAAGAGCTGAGCTCAATAAACGTTTAGCTGAAGCAGATGATAAAAAGAAagctaaaaagaaaaaaaagttgatATGAAAGTTCTCTATATTTTTAGATGTGTAATTATTTACATATAGAATTATATTCGTGTACAGTGTTTTAGAGTTATATTCAGATACGAAGATATATAATATTGTATTGTACAGACAATGACTTTATTGCAATTGTAATATAAATGTGTTTGTTGCACAATATTTATTAGTGATAAAAATGTTTATACATCAAGCAAGTTTGATGGATCAAATTTGGTAATTTGGTAAAAAATAAGCAAACTGCTACTTTGGTAAACAGGCTTCAGCAGGATCTTATTTAGGTGTCGCAtcaccaaatattttcccatcaCATCAAGTACACGGTATTGTTTGGTATGGATAACAATCATGTGAGCATGATCATAGAAGAAGGGTTGAATTCATCAGGTTTTATACATACGGATTGGCCTGACTCTCCcatctttttgctaaaattttaATGACTTTGGGATGATCATAACAGGACGATAAATCGAATCTACAAATAATAAAAATTGTACACTTTACATACATAGATTATCTCTTAATATATACTGTTGATTATACGTATAAGAACTCTTGAATATACGTATAAGGTAATGATTGATTGATGGTTGCTATATGAAAATTTCTAATCTACCAAGATACACATCAGTGATAATGTTTTGTTTGACTATGTATGCATTACACAAATGAGCTGTTTAGTCAATACTTTTGATTTTGAGAAACTGTCATCCAGGATATAAATTAAAATCCAGCACATGACGCTATTATTTTTATATCAGTAACAAATTAAGCGTATGAAAGACGTCTTGGCCACCTCTCTAAATACACAATACGATGTATTATGTagctgtgtgcgtgtgtgtgtgtatgatgtGTGCACGCTTGTCAGTAGTGTCTGTCTGTATGATGTGTGAACGCTTGTCAGTAGTGTGTCTGTATGATGTGTGCATGCTTGTCAGTAGTGTCTGTCTGTATGATGTGTGAACGCTTGTCAGTAGTGTGTCTGTATGATGTGTGCATGCTTGTCAGTAGTGTCTGTCTGTAGTTGTGTGCGTGAGTGCTTTTCAGTAgtggagtgtgtgtgtgtgtgtgtgtgtgtgtgtgtgtgtgtgtgtgtgtgtgtgtgtgtgtgtgtgtgtgtgtgtgtgtgtgtgtgtgtgtgtgtgtgtgtgtgtgtgtgtgtgtgagtgagtgagtgagtgagtgagtgagtgagtgagtgagtgagtgagtgagtgagtgagtgagtgagtgagtgagtgagtgagtgagtgagtgagtgagtgagtgagtgagtgagtgagtgagtgagtgagtgagtgagtgagtgagtgagtgagtgagtgagtgagtgagtgagtgagtgagtgagtgagtgagtgagagagAGGCAGCAAAATCTCTTTGTGGGGCCAGCTAACATAACTGGTGCACAGTATTTCTCTTTGTGTGCATGGTGTTCGGGTGTCAGCACCCACACAAAGTACTGTGTTGTGGTTTTGCAAGCCCTCAGTGTGTTTCTTTAATTTACAAGCGTTTTGCAGAATGCTGCAGCTGGTTGTTTTACCATCGTCGGTCCTGGTTTTATATTGGTTGCTGGAATGTGTGCTCCCTTGTTGAGGCTTAGACAGTGTTCTATTGCTACTGCATCTGTGAGGGGAGGTTTTTGCCTGGTGGAGATGATCCTGTGCTGAAAAATGAGAGGGTTGGTATTGTGTTGTAGCCTGGAGGAATTTTGGTGAATGTTGGAAGTTAGAATTGTGTATGCACCCCAGTGCTGTGTAGCTATTGCAGAGGCAGAAGGGTATACTTAAACAGGGCATCTATTTGTCCATGGCTAGCTCCCACCTACCATTCACTACAAATTTGTGCTGTACTATAATATATCAACTCAGTGTGTGAAGATGACCTATTGATTAATGAGAATGTTATTGAGAAAATTGCTCCCCTGTGGGAAAAGGATATATATGTCTGTTGTAGATGTTTTGCATGGTGACTTTTGCAACAGATGGGAACAACAAACTGACTCGGTTTTGAGCATATCTGGCCAGTGTACAGGGGTGGATCCGGAggaggggctttgggggctgaacagcccccccccccccttcacttttataggctttacttgatTAATATGATGAGGATTTATAACATTTttaagcataattatatgatcactaataatacaaatactcataaaccaccttataaacatctttccaaaaCATCTTTCCaaagtcacctaactactctaataaaacattcagcaGATACATAACAGTTTGgttctgctatggaatttatccatatctgtctgcacctatacatacaatgaagtgcattgatcTGTTTAAacttgattcatctacttgtgtagttattacacCTCCAGGgtcctctacccaagagattagtaccttgagttagcccggCCCATTTTAGGAACCCCAGATTCGCCCCTGGTGTAGAATTTGGCTGATTTCTTGCTTTCTTCTGTTGTTTATAGTGATTTGGCTGATTCCCCTTCCTTGGATGATATCAGAAATGCACTGGCAACACTGTGTTTAATTGCAGTAGCTAAATAAGGCTGGAGGAATCCTGCCAAGGCTAGTTCTGATGAGTTGCTGAAGTACCTGCTTATAGTGTTTGGGATGTTGGGAGTGTTCCCCAGGAGTGGAGAGATGCATCTTTATCTAAGAAGGGAGAATTGTCTTTTGTGACAATTGGCGTGGGATCAGTCTGCTTGGTGAAATTTTGCTAAGAGTATCCACAGCACTGTTGGTGTGTGCTAAAAAACGTGTTGGTACATCTACAGTTACAGCAAAAACCACACTATGAATCAGCCACTTTCTTCTACACAAGTCTGATACAGAAGGCCATTGAACATGATTCCAAAGCATTACTCCTGGTTGTGGATTTAAGGAAGTCATATCTATCCAGAGAAATTAGCACATACAATTTCTACTTTGGTATGGTGCtagaacattaattttactatcTAATCCATAAACTtagtttctttttgttgttcttgttttttttttttttttctgtagcCAAGTTGCTTTGTGTTGTCCTATAAAATTGTCCTTGTAGCTGTACGTGCTTTACATGTCTTTTTGTTACTCCAACAAGGAAGAACAGTTTGCTGATTAATTGTTGAGAGGTtaaaccaagagtacataataaaaatatgtaGCTACTCTTGTGATAATAATCAATCAatttaatcaatcaatcaagctATGTGTAATTAAGTACCATATACAGTAGTGGGAAATTTTagagggatgaaactttcgcGAAACTGTGTAAACTAcgattttcacatttttttaaTTTACAAAAGTCTAGGAAACGGTTTTGGTAAGGcaatagctatgtgtataaacttAAAACATTTCACGATTATATTTTCACGAAGTTATCATTGCTTGCAAAATTCGTGAAAGTTtcatcccttgaaaatttctgGCTATACGGTAAGGTGTTCCTGAGAAGTTAGTAAACTTGACTAAGTCTTTTCATAAAAATAATGGACTGAGTCTCTTGTCCCAACATTGTTCATCCTGACTTTTTTTAACATAGTGATCCAGTGCCGCTGTAATTGCTATCATAGCAACAGTGTGATAGTTTGTCCCATCTGTCATCAAACATTTAAGTGACACCAGGACATGTCAAGGCACAAGTTATCTACATCCTGGAAATGGTGGTAGTGTTTAATTGATTCTGTCTGCGAAAGACAAGGTGGCCTGTAATCCAGTGTGTGTTCGTGTATAGTTTGCATGGGTAGCAGTTTGTTTTGTCCTTCTAGACTATTACACACTGCTACCCTGATGAATCAATGGTAGGTGTGTACATCACCAGGGTTACATTCCTGTGAATGAAAAACAAACTTGTAACATTTATATGGTTAGTAATATCTAGAATTACTGTGTTACAAATTGATGTACTGTTAAATTTAAATTCTGGTATTGTATATACAAATGCTTCTACATTATCTGTAAGGAAAATGTACACATTTACACTATTGTTAACACCTTATTGAAGTAAGTACATAGTCTTCATTCAACTAAACcagcacacatgtacaccacTCATGCACACAGAGTACCTGCTGGTTCAGCATATCGGACTGTATGGATAGTAGTACCCCTGTAGCATCTGTGCTGGTGCCCAGTCCATATGGGACCCTAGTGGTACTGTAATATATGCCATCCTGGTGCGGCAATACACAAAGATCATACAACACATTCAGGAGGATATAGCTAAAATAAGTACCGATCAATCCCACTGATGGTTTGACTTCagaatacacatgtacactgaattGTTCTGCATTCAACAGTTTTAGGACTCCCTGCTACACAAGCTTGTAGTAGCCTTCTTTTGCAGGTCCCTATAGGGATAGTGactcaataatattattggtgACTGATAAAAAAGATTTCTTAATGAATGTACAAAAATGGATAAGCAGCCACCACACACAGTAAAGAACACTGCTGAAAATTAAAAGAGTCTCCAGGGAGCCTAGAGTGTCTACATGTGATGAAACAGTAGCCACTATGCACTCCAACCATCAGATGTTTCAGGATCAGTTGCTCTAGCTGGAGTTCCACTGTTGTGTTATTTCATGTTCCTGGTGAAAATGTTTTTTAGAGCCTAAGATTGCAAGCAGCTGCTCGTTTTCTATTACTATTCTATTACTATTTAGCTAATGGCCTAAGGCACAAATTAATACAAGAACAAGCACCACCTGGACAATGTATCTAGACTCAGTTGTTCAACACGCTGGTCTTTATATACCTTCACATACAAATCTGACATCTTTTGttttaaaatttaattgtgATATTATACTTTGCAGTTTTTACTGCTGAATATCTTTAATACACAGCATCCAGTAGTTGatttatgctggcattataTGTAACTGACCAGTGTACTTAACCATGTGAGGAATGATCTTCATCAATGATCATTTATAGTATAACAGTGGTGTTGGGTAGACACAGTTCAACTTTACTACGTCGTAGCAGTTCAGTAATTAGTCATCACAGCTGCACTAGAGCTGTTTCCATGAATCAAAACCAACCCAAGGGTAAATAGGAACAGAATATCACAAGTTTAAAATTTGGAGCTAAAGTATGCATTTGTAAATCTTGTAGTTTTTGAACACATTATGGCACAGTAGCTACATTACTGCTTGTACTTGTTTTCTCCACTTCTGGTATAGTGTCACCAATATGGCCCA
This window encodes:
- the LOC136236715 gene encoding THUMP domain-containing protein 1-like isoform X2, with amino-acid sequence MCAAECRKRKKSKMFYAGGSDKKKYADKLYGPEMQGSGDHKVVTTGEDLDVDAAISQELESLKKKPSRRRFQALDSGAKNVVFIQCEDVVCPNELVHFMLTDIAATRVPCTRHCQRMLPITHVCKAFQVDIIKCATEMLAPHFHISGTTLKFAVVYKARNNNDVIRDNVILWIAQVVNKDDTYTHKVDLTSPDLVILVEIIKSHCCMSVVKDFHNLKKYNIQELITVNPDQVASASGSASKEPVLESNSSQQDEINE
- the LOC136236715 gene encoding THUMP domain-containing protein 1-like isoform X1 — encoded protein: MCAAECRKRKKSKMFYAGGSDKKKKLNELYPGVQGILVTCNGMEKLCVTDSYRLLNEYADKLYGPEMQGSGDHKVVTTGEDLDVDAAISQELESLKKKPSRRRFQALDSGAKNVVFIQCEDVVCPNELVHFMLTDIAATRVPCTRHCQRMLPITHVCKAFQVDIIKCATEMLAPHFHISGTTLKFAVVYKARNNNDVIRDNVILWIAQVVNKDDTYTHKVDLTSPDLVILVEIIKSHCCMSVVKDFHNLKKYNIQELITVNPDQVASASGSASKEPVLESNSSQQDEINE
- the LOC136236249 gene encoding non-homologous end-joining factor 1-like; translation: MATAWRRNPLPSINTQCWKKFNIDNQDYLIRALTTDDSYEIQLFDVQKCITWEEALSSPTLVSRVKKYNPNIEAPLTKIIETLSQCLEEQKSNTQYILVHDEMKLTVRTKLSGLPFEWRFVLRQTSNDGNCSMVPGLMAMVSEYQRRNQELVKAIKKRDKEILDYRGSYGPPSRKHLETSAFDDKTFLNEMITSKEFEQSVADRVTTFVGSDCQQLYRDVELIREWLHKPPEEQAISMEDDATSGSWANRLPGSLLPPTTSPVKRSPVKLPKDVSPAKDVELQRRAELNKRLAEADDKKKAKKKKKLI